The following nucleotide sequence is from Trifolium pratense cultivar HEN17-A07 linkage group LG2, ARS_RC_1.1, whole genome shotgun sequence.
ACAACCTTCTTTTTAAGGAAAAACTGGATCACATGAATGTCTTAACAAATAAATTACATTTGAGATACTATTTTCTAGCTTTGTTTCACACATTGATGTTCCTACAACCCCACATTTCAATAGGGATATCAGAAACAAGAGAATACTATACATTTTTCTTCCCTATCAGTATCCAAAATGCTTAAACAACTTTATCtagaaaatataatttcattCAATGCATTATATGTCAAAAACAACACATGCTTCACTTATTTAAGTATCACTATTTTGTTTAAGAAAGTTAAGATCTTTCATTTGTATTTCAACAGCTTCTTTTGATAGAGGCTTGGCATCTGGAATATAATCCATACCTCCATCTTCTACTTTCTCTACCATGTCTTCAACTATGCGTCGAATCTCTTGTTTTTGAACTGATGGAAAAACAGCACCAAGTATCGTACGTAGTATTCTCTCGTCTTCTTCCTCTATAGGATCCTTTCCAAAGCAACAAACATAAATAGCATCAAGAGCTTTCTCGACTCGAACCTCCATTGGTACAACTGGAGGTGCACCCTTTTGTTTTGCCCTTCTCTATAGTGTTCAACATAAATTTTCCAGTTGTTAGGATAGGAGCATAAAGATAAACAACTTAGTTAAATGCCTATACCATAAATGTTTaacatataagtgcttatgtataagctacttttatgacaaaaaataaagtcaaacagttttcatataagctgttttcataagctatcattTGCGAGTTTATGGAAATAAAGTGAAAACAGCTTaaggacatgtcataagttgtttctataaaTTCGTCCAACTAGTttcacaagtgtttatgtcagtagatatgttcaaataagttaatccaaacagacTATAAGTGCAAGAATGTCTGTCATGCATCTTGGAATTGCTTTTCAACTTCTCAATCTATTAAGTTGATTACATATAAAGTTTTTCATTATACTATGTCAACATGGTTGGTACTTGACATGTTGAGATTGAGATGCCTTGAATTTTGTTAATGGACCGTGCCAGAATTGTAATTCGACACGATATTTTGGCGCTCGACTAGAGGGATTAGTCTTGGTTGCACACAGAGATGCCCAgtttacactaaaaaatcatgtttgaaCAAAACCAACAAATTGTGCTTCTCACAAAACTAAGGTTTTGAATGTGCGTATAACCATGTAAGAATGTACAGACAACAGAAACATGCTATTACTACTGATATAGTTTCTTTTCAAATCCAACATGATAATAAAACTGAGTAAAGCTTTTAGAGATGGAAAAACCAACCTCTCTTGCTTCATCCATCATGGCTATGAAAgtttcttcttcaaattcaatGTCGTTCGAGATTCTAAGCCTTGCAACACCTTCCAAAATCTCCTCAGTTTTAAGAAGACCTGCACCAATAGCTGCTAGCCAACAGCATAACAGAACATACAGAGGCTCCCCTGGCTACACACATCAAATACTGAGTTAGATGCAAATTTCGATCATGGGTTGGTAGCATATAAATATAATCTGTTAAGAATTGAAACCAGTGATGAAAACTGGTTGCAGCAGAAATTCCATTTACGAAAATTGAATAAGCGAAAAAAATGGAAAGAGGAAGAATGCAAGATTTATCGAGGTTTGCAGCAATTGTCTCCTACGTTCTCGCTGGCTATAGTTTTTCATTTCATGATCAAATTATGCAGAGTTACAAGAATTTCGCAGCTCGAGATGAGAAATCCCTCTAATGCTCACTGATTTCTCTTCATGATCATGTAAACACTCACAAGTTGTTATGCTATCAACTCGCATTAAGCTATAACCTATATAGCTACTACCCGACCCAATTCTACTATATTCGGTTTCAACTAGCCACTGACTGTAACAGAAAACACATCATAAGGTAGCTATCACATTAGCTTTACATTTTAGGCATAGACTAATTTAGCTAATTGAAACATTTGATGATTGACATTGATTCCACATAATCATTGCCATATACGCCAACATTAATAAACTATCAATCAAAAGGTTACAAAAATAGGATTTTGAGCATCAAACCAACCTCATTTATGTATTTAACTATAAGAAAACGAAGACACAAAATTTGATCATAGGGTGGTAACTAAATTAATCATTGCCAAATGCCAACCATATGAAATTATAAGAATTTTAAGCACAAAATAACCTCATAAATTTAACTATAAGAAAACACCCAAACTGCAAAAAATTCATCATGGTGTGTGTTAGAATACCAATCCGGCTCTAACATAAGTACAAGAATATAACGATTGATCAGGAAACTCGGTCGATTGTGCCTACATTTCCGACAGCAGAGCGACTATTATACTTTTCTATTATGCCATGATTCATGGTTAGAGACTAGAGAGTACAAAACTTTGTTTAAATTCTACGATCCAGTTAACAAATTTACCCCTGAATCGTGCCACAGGAGTTTCGCCCCCGCCCCCACACACAAAACTTTGTTTAAATTCTACGGTCAAGTTTACATGTTTACCCCCGAATCGTACCACAGGGTTTCGCCCCACGCACCCCTAACCCTCCTATTCGTAACTCAACAAACGAATAGACCACTTAATAGCAAATGTAAGCCATAATCAACAGGTTGGCAGCtaaacaatttattcatttcCAATCATAATCTGTCAATTATAAGGTTGCAAAGATACAATTTTGAGCACGAAACCAATCTCATTTATGTGtctaactattaaaaaaaaaaatgcaaaatttgAACATGGGTTAGTAGCTAAACAATTTATTACTAAATAATACCAACCTTAATCAAATTATAAGGCTACACAAAGATAGAATTTTGAACACAAAATCAACCTCAAAGGTAAAAAATTTCGccatagaaaacaaaaaaatgcaaCAATTAATAAAAGGGTATAAGCAAAAAAGATTAATTACCTTTCCTCTACGAGCTTGAAACTGATAAAAAGCAGTAGAATCATTAGCAGTACAATTCTTACCAACCCTTCTTCTAAACTCAGCAAAATCAATAAGATCATTACCAACACCACCTTCATCACTCATAATCCTAGCTAAAAGACCAACAACAGGAAGAGCACCAATAACTTTGTTAGCAATATTTGAGaaggaatttggattctccATGTAAGCTTTAATGGTGAAGTGTGTAGTTGTAGCTTTTGAGATATGCTTTGTTTGGCGATGAACATGGTGGTGACTATGGAAAagaagtgatgatgaagatggtgATGTGAGTTTGGAGAATGATGAGAGATTGAAGAAATGAGAATaaggtgaagaagaagaagaagatgatgtgaAATTTGAAAGTACAACCATTGTTTGAAGACAGTGTTAAGAGGTTTTTGGAGGTTTTATCTGTCTGTTTTGAGGTTGTTTCTTGACCTCTTGTTTATATATGTTATGTTATCCTGTTGGTTGGATCGACCATTTGTTTCATTTCATAGTTAAAACTCTATGTTGGAATAATTTTTGTTCTATAGTCGGATAAATTTTATGCAtagtaaaaatataaagttatttctttttataagaaaatatatatattcactttacaagaataattttatcatttaccgaagaaaaaaaaaagaataactttaatcatttaaatataacatgtatcttatcatataaatattaagGGTGCACCAAATACGGGATATGATAGAATAAtgttatcatatttttatccaGCTTCTTATCCTATCAAAAACTTCCCTAGCACAGCGAGCACAGTCCACAAAGAAAGCAGTAATCTATGAGCAATTCAGAGCTCAATCACCAACTGCATCCTATGAAGCACGACACAAACACCgataaaattttgagaaaatgatGTAATTACACACTAACACATATCGGACACCGGGACACACCTCCGACCAGAACACGTGATCTGAAACAAAACCATATAACACGTATCCACAGTATATTTCCACAATCATTCTCAAATCAATGCAAACAATGTGTGCCATTAACACTACCAAAACCAAACATAAGAATACAATCATGGTCTTCTTCCGATGAATTTAACCAATCTAATTTAACTttattctcaaacttttcaccagaaaaataatagaaaactTCTTCATCGTTTTCATCAGCCCTTAAAATGAGAGATGATGGATCACTATAAGATAATAATTTGTTATGAAACATGTTGATGAAATGatgattttcaaataaaagaGACCATGATTTAGGAACACATTGTTAAGAGGTAACTTTGATAGAATTGAGAATGGAATTTCATCAGGTATGTACTTACTCACCTTTTTGTCTGTAGCAGCAACCATTGATTTGCTCATTGAACGAAGAGGGTATGTCAGTGAAGTGTTTGAGACGCAACAGTAGTATTGAAACAAGCAGGTTGAAACTAGTATTTGGTAGTAGTTGAAAtagtttaaaaatatgaaatcacataaaaaaaaatggttgattaatattatttaatttttttctcaaaaaaattaacattattaTTTAAACCAAGACGACATGGGTTCGATTCcagcagtgttaaaactcttcGGAAAAGTTTGACAGCCAATTGAATTTCACAAGGCTCGAGGATTAGcctctgcagttgcgcgcagaGGTGACCCGATTTACACCAAAACTAAGACGACATGGTCACATGGGTAAATTTTCTAAGTAAGATGACATGggtaaaagagaaaaaatgataagctaaccgattaaatttataatattcaataaaattagcggttgaaggatatataattttattgaatattataaatttaatcaatatttaattgttttattcaagtaagatgatacaAGTAAAATCGATAAAAAAACAtgataaaatataatctaattgAATTACTTTATCAAAATATACTATAACTTATTATAAATTCATGATATATACTCCATGAATATTAGAAGCTAACCTAAAAATTGTGTATTGTCAAACATATCCTAAAAAGACACGGGTATTGGGTTCGAGCTCCGCTAGGTAGTACTCTTGGAGGAAAGCAAATGTAATTACTTTTGTAATTGTTCTAAGAGCTAAAGTTTTTGCTGGCTTGAACTGGGAGATCATCCCTTGTTCtaaattttcttcataaaaaaatataaaatgtgtattgtcaaacaaaccctaaattttattttattttttcaagacCCTAATTTTTTTGGGTTTCACCAATCAGTATCTAGCTCAGTGGACCAcataatctggttcggggtcggTTTTGggatcaagtggtttcagcctctTCCTGATTCCAATTACGGAGGATTGAACTATGATTCTTCGTACCAAGTCCAAGTCAACTAACTATCGGTTAAAACCCTAAATTTTATTACATGGTTatttaaacaaaacaatttcGGCCATCACTATTGCGACCTACACTTTAGTAGGGGTTTAGCATTGCATTTTGCAAAAGCGATCAATGGCTTCTACAAACGAAAAGGTAATAAGCAGCTACATACCTGATGAAATTTCttactcaattctatcaaagtTACCTCTTAAATCTTTGAAGCGATTTAAATGTGTTCAAAAATCATGGTCTCTCTTATGTGAAAATCATCACTTCATGAACATGTTCCTTAACAGGTTCTTATCTTACAATGATCCAACATCTCTCATCCTTTTAAGGGTTCTTGAAAACATAAATGTTACCTGTGAAGAAATTTTCTATTCTTTTTCTGGTGAGAGGTTTGAGAATAAGGTTAAATTAGATTGGTCAAGTTCACTTGAAAACCATTTTGAAATTACTGGTCTGTTTGGTCAACATCTTAATGGCACACTTTGTCTCTACGGGGATTATGGCGAAATTGTATTGTTGAACCCAACTACCCAAACAATGAAGCCTCTTCCTGCCAGTGAGGCACAGTCAGTTGAGTTGTCTATCCCAGATGAGGCTTTTGGTTACGTTGATTTACAGGTTGAGTATTGTTTGGTTCACGGATTTGGTTATGAGCCTGTTATAAATGACTATAAGGTCATTCggattttaatatataatttacaaTCATCAGCTCAATCTGATGCAGACTGGTTGAGTGACACAAATTTTAATCCTATATGGGAGATATATAGCCTAAGAAGTAACTCGTGGAGGAAACTTCATGTTAACATGCCGTATACATGGGAATGTACTGACGGCGCCCAAGTTTACATGGATGGAGTGTGTCATTGGTTTTGTCGAAGTTATAGAAACGTTGGACCATGTTTGGTATCGTTTTACTTGAGAAATGAGGAGTTCTTGGTAACACTGATACCCTCGGACATAGAtaattgttttgattttgatgttcAACCATCATGGATAAACTTAGCGGTGTTAAATGAGTATATTGCATTGATCTCATATCATAAAGAGACGACTACTTTTCACATATCAATTTTGAGTGAATTTGGTATGAAGGAATCATGGACTAAACTCTTAATTGTTGGACCATTGTCTTGCGTTCAATGTCCTATTAAAGTTGGGACAAAAGGAGAAATATTCTTCATAAGAAAAGATGCAGAACTAGTTTGGCTTGATTTAAGTACCCAAATGATTGCGGAGGTTGGTTACAAAGAAAGAGAGGCTCGTATTACTGAGATAATAGTATACAAGGAAAGCATTCTTCCAAATTGAGGGAATaagtaattaattgtttttcttgttttcacCAAGACCTCCAAGTTTACTCTATTTCAGTAATTATTGGGATTTTTCCTTGTTTACTCTATTTCTATttgcaaattaatttaatttatgtatcaatgaaatgattgacatTTTGCCCTTATTGAATGATCTCTTTTATGTTGAAATAACTTCTATATGaagaaataatataatttgaaCTTTTACTACATTCTGCCAATGATATGTATCCCTATGTTTAACTTTCTGCtttgtattttcttttgcaTTCCATatccaaattaataaaatgggcCTGGTGAAGCTTGGTTCAAATAAACAATCTTCTTCACATGGCCCTTACTACTAAGAATGATATCAGTTTCAGCAAATTCAGACAAAACTGGTAGTTTATTTTGAATTCCATTACGATTTTTGTCATGTCAAATCTTACGGATCAGGTGGTCTTGGACCGGATGGTCTCTTTTAAGTCTCCCAATGTAGTTTCTTTGTTACTAAATTATGTTTTTTCGCTATACCTGACCATACCTTCCAACGAGATTTTGGTTTTGTCTGATAACGTCATATAATAAGCataaatttgtgtttttgttgttatttttaattcttaCAGATTGATTTTAGATATCTTTTAAGTGTCACTTTGAGAATTTGTGCTTCCATCTTCTTGGAATTCAGAACATTAGCAATTTACTATGAAGTTTGTGGAATGTCATTTGAAACTAAGACGctgttaatttaatttatatctgTTTTGTTCTAACTGCTCTCGATTGTTGTTCACAAAGATAGTCGAAGTGCACGTGCATTTTCAACGTACACATCAGAAGGTATGTTTCTTGGCAGCTCCGTGTGGGTTTATTTTTATAATCATTGTGGGATTATGGGAAATGTAAAGGAGTGAATGGAAAGGAAATAAGAACATGTATCATTGTGCTGATTGTGTTTGTGCGAAGACAAGGTTTGTTGTTAAGGTGCTGAATGATTGTAGAAATATACTACGATGGATGCATCTTATATGGTTTTGTTTTGAGGAACTTATTTGGTACTGGTATTGAGACTGAGAGACGAGCAATCAAATACTGATGGAAGACACGCAGTACTCACATCCTTGCTGTCTGAGGTGGAAATAGTGCTTTGCTTTGCAGCCTGCAAGCTGCATTCATTGATACTGGAGCTGTGATGGTAGGGGCATTAAACGACGGAAATATTGGTCTGCTGAGAATAGAAGAAATATGGCTGTATCACGCTACAACAGAACTCAGACTGCTATGATTTCGAGGATTTTGATGAATAAGCTTTTATTTAAAGTCTCTATCATGAACTCAGAAATATGGTCttttatttaaacaaaaaaataaagtctCTATCATGAAAACCTATATAAGGTAGAAATTA
It contains:
- the LOC123906564 gene encoding photosystem I assembly factor PSA3, chloroplastic, yielding MVVLSNFTSSSSSSSPYSHFFNLSSFSKLTSPSSSSLLFHSHHHVHRQTKHISKATTTHFTIKAYMENPNSFSNIANKVIGALPVVGLLARIMSDEGGVGNDLIDFAEFRRRVGKNCTANDSTAFYQFQARRGKPGEPLYVLLCCWLAAIGAGLLKTEEILEGVARLRISNDIEFEEETFIAMMDEARERRAKQKGAPPVVPMEVRVEKALDAIYVCCFGKDPIEEEDERILRTILGAVFPSVQKQEIRRIVEDMVEKVEDGGMDYIPDAKPLSKEAVEIQMKDLNFLKQNSDT
- the LOC123904037 gene encoding putative F-box protein At5g62660 — protein: MEFHQHCILQKRSMASTNEKVISSYIPDEISYSILSKLPLKSLKRFKCVQKSWSLLCENHHFMNMFLNRFLSYNDPTSLILLRVLENINVTCEEIFYSFSGERFENKVKLDWSSSLENHFEITGLFGQHLNGTLCLYGDYGEIVLLNPTTQTMKPLPASEAQSVELSIPDEAFGYVDLQVEYCLVHGFGYEPVINDYKVIRILIYNLQSSAQSDADWLSDTNFNPIWEIYSLRSNSWRKLHVNMPYTWECTDGAQVYMDGVCHWFCRSYRNVGPCLVSFYLRNEEFLVTLIPSDIDNCFDFDVQPSWINLAVLNEYIALISYHKETTTFHISILSEFGMKESWTKLLIVGPLSCVQCPIKVGTKGEIFFIRKDAELVWLDLSTQMIAEVGYKEREARITEIIVYKESILPN